The following nucleotide sequence is from Salinigranum halophilum.
CGTGTCACCCCCCTCGGTGAACGTCCGGTAGTCGACGGTAGAGTAGTCCGTCACGTAGAACGCGGCGGCCTCCCAGCCCTCGTCGCGGCGTTCGAAGTGGAACTGATACGCCTCCCAGGTGCTGTCGAACCGCGCCGGGTTGGCGTGCCCCGCGGGCTCGCGGCCGGGGTAGAATATCTCGGTCGAGGGACCGGGATGGTTCGGGATGACCATCCCGCAGACGTCGCAGCTGTGTTCCTGGGTGAGGGTGATGGCTGCGGGGACGTCGCCCCCACTCGCACCCCCATCTCCGGAGAGGGCGCTGCACCCGGCGAGAGAGGCGGTACCGAGCGCCGCCGCCCCTGCGAGGACCGTCCGTCGGGAGACCGGAGACCGCGTCTGTTCGCACATG
It contains:
- a CDS encoding nitrous oxide reductase accessory protein NosL, with product MCEQTRSPVSRRTVLAGAAALGTASLAGCSALSGDGGASGGDVPAAITLTQEHSCDVCGMVIPNHPGPSTEIFYPGREPAGHANPARFDSTWEAYQFHFERRDEGWEAAAFYVTDYSTVDYRTFTEGGDTLISTHPEAEAFVSAETVTYVVASEVKGAMGRDLIGFSDRADAESFRDEHGGQLMRHGDVTPATIASLGR